In one Drosophila albomicans strain 15112-1751.03 chromosome X, ASM965048v2, whole genome shotgun sequence genomic region, the following are encoded:
- the LOC117567376 gene encoding glutathione S-transferase theta-1 isoform X2, with protein sequence MSSLRFYYDLMSQPSRALFIIFRLSGMQYEDCVVQLRNGEHLTDEFKHNINRFQRVPCINDNGYKLAESVAILRYLSAKGKIPEHLYPKYFVDQGRVDEFLEWQHNTIRVTCALYFRTIWLDPLLTGRTPTEAKIETLRIHMERNLDIIEEVWLAKSEFLTGSSLTVADIFAACEIEQTRMADYDVRIKYPKIRAWLKRVRQSCNPHYDTAHHFVYKISGTGPQAKL encoded by the exons TAATGTCACAGCCCTCGCGGGCATTGTTTATCATATTTCGGCTAAGCGGCATGCAGTATGAGGATTGTGTTGTTCAACTTCGGAATG GTGAACATCTGACAGATGAGTTCAAGCACAACATCAATCGGTTTCAGCGTGTGCCCTGCATCAATGACAATGGCTACAAGCTGGCCGAAAGTGTTGCCATCTTGCGGTATCTCAGTGCCAAGGGCAAGATCCCCGAGCATCTGTATCCCAAGTATTTTGTGGATCAGGGACGTGTCGATGAGTTCCTCGAGTGGCAGCACAACACGATCCGTGTGACTTGTGCCCTCTACTTCCGTACGATCTGGCTTGATCCATTGCTGACCGGGCGCACACCCACAGAGGCGAAGATCGAGACATTACGCATCCATATGGAACGCAATCTGGATATCATCGAAGAGGTTTGGCTGGCCAAAAGTGAATTCCTAACGGGCTCCTCGCTCACAGTAGCCGATATATTTGCTGCTTGCGAAATTGAACAGACAC GCATGGCCGACTACGATGTACGTATCAAGTATCCGAAGATACGTGCGTGGCTAAAACGCGTTCGACAATCCTGCAATCCCCACTATGATACGGCTcatcattttgtttataagaTATCGGGCACTGGACCACAAGCCAAgctttaa